Proteins from one Podarcis raffonei isolate rPodRaf1 chromosome 1, rPodRaf1.pri, whole genome shotgun sequence genomic window:
- the TUBGCP2 gene encoding gamma-tubulin complex component 2 produces MAAMSEFRLHHDVNELLRLLRARGSCGEGGAEGYVELLQRSQSGPFLATSAAALGAKVKIAEFSRTPEDFLTKYDELKSKNTRHLDSLVQLLSKLTEDKETLQYLQQNAKERAELAANAAANSGGASSSVTFSIPSTTAKMTVQELEELRKQLGTVTTSSSAPQSLELVRKSLRDKQNRKNSGQPIPSFPAWVYERPALIGDFLTSSSLSLDTTVPIGTLPLAAQESAVVEDLLYVLIGVDGRYITAQPLVGRESRTFLVDPNLDMSVKELVTRILPVAASYSIVTRFVEEKSSFEYGQVNHALAAAMRALVKEYMTLVTQLEHLQRQGLLSLQKLWFYIQPTMRTMEILASLATSVDKGECVGGSTLSLLHDKTFNYTGDSQAQELCLYLTKAASVPYFEILEKWIYRGIINDPYSEFMVEEHELQKEKIQEDYNDKYWDQRYTIVQQQIPSFLQKIADKILSTGKYLNVVRECGRDVTCPLAKEVIYTLKEREYVEQIEKAYNYASKVLLDFLMEEKELVAHLRSIKHYFLMDQGDFYVHFMDLTEEELKKPVDDIVPTRLEALLELALRMSTANTDPFKDDLKVDLMPHDLITQLLRVLAIETKQEKAIIHADPTELSLSGLEAFSFDYIVKWPLSLIINRKALTRYQMLFRHMFYCKHVERQLCNVWISSKTAKQCSLHSSKWFAGAFTLRQRMLNFVQNIQYYMMFEVMEPTWHILEKNLKSASNIDDVLSHHTSFLDNCLKDCMLTNPELLKIFSKMMSVCVMFTNCMQRLSHSIKLDNELGRQAVEHGTMRGPPTEQERIEESTRKQLANKLLAEQTDTMQVTSGFEATINKFDSNFSAHLLDLLDKLSIYSTNDCEHSMINIIYRLDFNGFYTERLEHMSAERSQKAVLQAGPPRPLVATQ; encoded by the exons ATGGCGGCCATGAGCGAGTTCCGGCTCCACCACGACGTGAACGAGCTTCTCCGGCTCCTCCGCGCGAGGGGCTCCTGCGGGGAAGGCGGCGCCGAGGGCTACGTGGAGCTGCTGCAGAGGAGCCAGAGCGGGCCCTTCCTCGCCACCTCCGCCGCCGCCCTCGGAGCCAAG GTGAAGATCGCGGAGTTTTCTCGGACGCCGGAAGACTTTCTGACCAAGTACGACGAGCTGAAGTCGAAGAACACGCGGCACCTGGACTCGCTggtgcagctgctctccaagcTGACCGAGGACAAGGAG ACCCTCCAGTACTTGCAGCAAAATGCCAAGGAAAGGGCAGAGCTAGCAGCCAATGCAGCGGCCAACAGTGGCGGAGCCAGCAGCAGCGTCACTTTCTCCATCCCCTCAACAACAGCCAAAATGACCGTCCAGGAGCTGGAGGAGCTACGGAAGCAGCTGGGCACCGTCACAACCAGCTCCAGCGCCCCACAG TCTCTTGAGCTGGTGCGGAAGTCGCTCAGGGACAAGCAGAACAGGAAGAACTCTGGGCAGCCCATCCCGTCCTTTCCGGCCTGGGTGTATGAGAGGCCGGCCCTCATCGGGGACTTCCTCACGAGCTCCAGCCTGAGCCTGGACACCACGGTGCCTATAG GGACTTTGCCACTGGCAGCCCAGGAATCTGCTGTGGTGGAGGACTTGCTCTACGTTCTGATTGGGGTGGATGGCCGGTACATCACTGCGCAGCCACTGGTGGGCAGAGAGAGCCGCACTTTCTTGGTGGATCCCAACCTGGATATGTCGGTCAAGGAGCTGGTCACCAGGATCCTCCCCGTGGCAGCGAGCTACTCCATCGTCACCAG GTTTGTGGAAGAGAAGTCTTCCTTTGAGTACGGGCAGGTGAACCATGCGCTGGCGGCCGCCATGAGGGCCCTGGTCAAGGAATACATGACCCTGGTGACGCAGCTGGAGCACCTGCAGCGCCAAGGCCTGCTCTCCCTGCAGAAGCTCTGGTTCTACATCCAGCCCACCATGAGGACCATGGAGATCCTGGCTTCCCTGG CCACTTCTGTGGACAAAGGGGAGTGTGTTGGAGGGTCAACACTCAGCCTGCTGCATGATAAGACGTTCAACTACACGGGAGACAGCCAAGCCCAGGAGCTCTGCCTCTACTTGACCAAGGCTGCCAGCGTCCCCTACTTCGAAATCCTGGAGAAATGGATCTATCGAGGCATCATCAATGATCCCTACAG TGAATTCATGGTGGAAGAGCATGAGCTCCAGAAGGAGAAGATCCAAGAAGACTATAATGACAAGTACTGGGACCAGAGGTACACGATTGTCCAGCAGCAGATCCCCTCCTTCCTCCAGAAGATTGCAGACAAAATTCTCAGCACAG GGAAGTATTTGAATGTCGTTCGGGAGTGTGGCCGTGATGTCACTTGCCCCCTGGCCAAAGAGGTCATCTACACACTGAAGGAGCGGGAATATGTGGAGCAGATCGAGAAAGCCTACAACTACGCCAGCAAAGTGCTGCTCGATTTCCTCATGGAGGAAAAAGAACTTGTCGCCCACTTAAG GTCCATCAAGCACTACTTCCTCATGGACCAGGGGGACTTCTACGTCCATTTCATGGACCTCACCGAAGAGGAGCTGAAGAAGCCAGTGGACGACATTGTCCCCACCCGGCTGGAGGCTCTACTGGAGCTGGCCCTGCGGATGAGCACAGCAAACACAGACCCCTTCAAGGATGACTTGAAG GTTGACTTGATGCCCCACGATCTCATCACGCAGCTCCTGAGAGTCCTGGCCATCGAAACCAAGCAGGAGAAGGCCATCATCCACGCAGACCCCACGGAGCTCTCGCTCAGCGGCCTGGAAGCCTTTTCCTTCGATTACATCGTGAAGTGGCCTCTCTCGCTGATCATCAACAG GAAGGCCTTGACGCGCTACCAGATGCTCTTCCGGCACATGTTTTATTGCAAACATGTGGAGCGCCAGCTGTGCAACGTCTGGATCAGCAGCAAGACGGCCAAGCAGTGCTCCCTGCACTCCTCCAAATG GTTTGCTGGCGCCTTCACTCTCCGCCAACGGATGCTCAACTTTGTGCAGAATATCCAGTACTACATGATGTTCGAAGTGATGGAGCCAACTTGGCACATCCTGGAGAAGAACCTGAAGTCG GCTTCCAATATTGATGATGTCTTGAGCCACCACACCAGCTTCCTGGACAACTGCTTGAAGGACTGCATGCTCACCAACCCAGAGCTGCTGAAGATCTTCTCCAAGATGATGTCTGTCTGCGTCATGTTCACCAACTGCATGCAG AGATTATCGCACAGCATAAAGCTGGACAATGAGCTGGGGCGCCAGGCGGTGGAGCACGGGACCATGAGGGGGCCCCCCACCGAGCAGGAGCGCATAGAGGAATCCACCCGGAAGCAGCTGGCGAACAAG CTGTTAGCAGAGCAGACCGATACAATGCAAGTCACCTCTGGCTTCGAGGCCACAATCAACAAGTTTGACAGCAATTTCTCAGCCCACCTCCTGGACCTGC
- the ZNF511 gene encoding zinc finger protein 511 — translation MRDEEGERGGGGGGPFRFRPARLRFPAQHPFFEDGDVQRHLGLQDAQPSAPPGGASRPPAAAAAAFSCPAVGCAQVFDSLASCEHHYGLLHRSACSACQRAFPSAHLLHLHLLEWHDALFGVMAEKRSLYQCLVESCPEKFKNSKERKEHLIRVHCYPSDFRFDKPVKAKSTKAARSPSRETTFPMDVWEGEDCREPAADDAMEVGPSESTEEKPPQPGAEDTPAFPPPERRLYRSSVPHTVCFGQGAKRSFQGRKKKA, via the exons ATGCGGGACGAGGAAGGCGAGCGAGGCGGCGGAGGCGGAGGGCCCTTCCGCTTCCGCCCGGCCAGGCTCCGCTTCCCCGCGCAGCACCCCTTCTTCGAG GACGGCGACGTCCAGCGGCATCTCGGCCTCCAGGATGCGCAGCCCAGCGCCCCCCCCGGAGGGGCCTCCCG gccccccgccgccgccgccgccgccttctcgTGCCCGGCCGTGGGCTGCGCGCAGGTCTTCGACTCCCTGGCCAGCTGCGAGCACCACTACGGCCTCCTCCACCGCAGCGCCTGCTCGGCCTgccagcgcgccttcccctcggCGCACCTGCTGcacctgcacctgctggagtggCACGACGCCCTCTTCGGGGTCATGGCGGAGAAGCGCAGCCTG TACCAGTGCCTGGTTGAGAGCTGTCCAGAGAAGTTCAAGAACAGCAAAGAGCGCAAGGAGCACTTGATCCGAGTTCACTGCTACCCGTCGGACTTCCGCTTTGATAAACCCGTGAAGGCAAAGAG CACAAAGGCAGCGAGATCTCCCTCCAGAGAGACCACCTTCCCGATGGATGTGTGGGAGGGAGAAGACTGCAGGGAGCCAGCAGCGGACGATGCCATGGAAGTCGGCCCCAGCGAGAGCACAGAGGAGAAGCCGCCCCAGCCTGGGGCAGAGGACACGCCAGCCTTTCCGCCACCTGAGAGGCGGCTCTACAGGTCCAG TGTCCCACACACTGTTTGCTTTGGACAAGGGGCAAAGCGCAGCTTCCAAGGCAGAAAAAAGAAGGCCTGA